Proteins encoded by one window of Actinocorallia herbida:
- a CDS encoding type I polyketide synthase, with product MDLSPVAAVRRQAGRSCAGPALRYEGAEIGYPDLVDRAGRLAEVLAEGGATRGCRVAYLGLNSPTLLAAYLACAWLGAVFVPVNPMLRPDELGEVLTDCDAHTLLVEPAHRSAVEAVRAAARLLLVDDDHATGPAVPPGPCWTSLGTALAGAARPPREPVTCKADDLAVLLYTSGTTGRAKGVRLTHGNLWWNGANVGWATGTTGREVNLVVTPLFHIGGLSSFTLRTLAHGGTTVLRRTFDPDVVLRDLVEHRVGTLLGVPSVYSAVARTPGFAAADLSGLHTAVVAGAPVPCALIEDYAARGVLLRQAWGLTETAPFATLLPVDLTLRKTGSAGPALPFTRIRLVDPVTRAVLDGPGARGEVCVLGPNVTPGYWRDPAADAAAFGDGWFHSGDIGEIDADGHLRLVDRWKNMVITGGENVYPAEVERVLAGCPGLAEVAVVGAPHGTRGEVVVAVAVPSDGAEPTLDEVRAFAAPRLAAYKLPVRLRLLAALPRNATGKVDLPALRALPPDGPPTIPVPPGRRLEDLVASATTAALGHTPPGLRSGAAFADLGVDSLAAVDLRDRLSEATGIALPASLVFDHPTPAAVVEHLQSRLQGGTPRPDPAAAESAEPIAIVGMGVRLPGGVTGPEALWELLEREGDAISAFPADRGWDLAALHESGSPGGSCTRHGGFLHDAALFDAEFFQISPREALAMDPQQRLLLETSWEALEHAGIDPVSLRGREVGVFLGLFANGYADRLPARADLAGYRTTGGLTSMAAGRVAYVLGLRGPALVVDTACSSSLVGLHLAVRALRAGECTMALAGGATVMAGPEGFVEFSRQRGLAADGRCKSFADAADGTSWSEGVGVLVLERLSDARRNGHRVLALVRGSAVNQDGASNGLTAPNGTSQQRVIRRALADAGLSPADVDAVEAHGTGTVLGDPIEAEALLAVYGADRRDPLLLGSLKSNVGHTQAAAGVAGVAKMALALGRGVLPRTLHVDLPSSKIDWSAGSLALLTERLGWPDRGRPRRAAVSSFGISGTNAHVILEQAPQEAARPEPAEGGPVPVVVSARSARALAEQARRFAAALDAGARLPDLARSATARTRWEHRAVVVAGDRAQALDGLRALAEGRDDPHLVGPAHGAPGRTVFVFAGPAQPTASAPDAAWSTEPAFAARMAECRIALAPHLPRPAPATTDAAAWHLPESAGPRAFATMLSLAALWRSHGIHPDAVLGTGIGELAAACASGALPLADAARLAAAHGAPVPAGAETKALGVVLISAPEVPWYSTAEGDWVSGPGSYRFGAAEEGVGSAVRGLAARGFGVFVEMGAGPAASGAAGVVCGSANGGPFVRALAEAFVAGAGGDFAPVLEGRGRTVPLPTYPFQRSRYWWSAEDAGSASVADGAAEVVEHGDHAASSSCGTADVLGASGSGSGADGAADRGAAPALFHVAWSRVGTPGGGPRLAAVTGTRDLAAVEGGALPVLMPGEGGPSADPVRARGAVSRVLDVVRAFLAEPRGKGRRLIVATRCAVAVADGDVVDPAESAVWGAVRAAQREHPGRFVLADLGGDTGAPPAVLAAAGSADEPEFAVRAGSVWVPRLRRTEYMRRPGRLAPDGTVLITGGTGALGGLTARHVVSAHGVRSLLLASRRGEDAEGAADLRAELRALGARVEIAACDVADRAQVRALLRRVPHDVPLTAVIHTAGVLDDGAVGAMDADRVDRVFRAKADAAVWLDELTRGLRLDAFVLFSSVAGALGTAGQANYAAANAFLDGIAHLRRAAGLPATSLAWGLWDVEGGMGGRLGPADLERIARTGLRPVTGAECLRLLDVALAPARDSREHAVLLPIALDPSALRRQADAGRLPSPLRDLVPSVPPRPAPAARPGDLLHLVRTEATAILGREGTERIGAEQSFESAGIDSLTALELHERLAEATGVELAETLVFDHPTPAAVAAHLRARLAAAARLAALDGLEKALAEPPADEAERRLLGMRLHAVLDRLGADPGISDVPDAPARETADLADLASATDDELFAFIDHSL from the coding sequence GTGGATCTCAGTCCGGTGGCGGCGGTGCGGCGGCAGGCCGGCCGGTCCTGCGCCGGCCCGGCGCTGCGGTACGAGGGCGCCGAGATCGGCTATCCGGACCTCGTGGACCGCGCCGGGCGCCTCGCCGAAGTGCTCGCCGAAGGCGGGGCGACCCGGGGCTGCCGGGTCGCCTACCTCGGGCTCAACAGCCCGACCCTCCTGGCGGCATACCTGGCCTGCGCCTGGCTGGGCGCGGTCTTCGTCCCGGTGAACCCCATGCTGCGGCCGGACGAGCTGGGGGAGGTCCTCACCGACTGCGACGCGCACACCCTTCTCGTGGAGCCGGCACACCGCTCGGCGGTCGAGGCCGTCCGCGCGGCGGCACGCCTGCTGCTCGTCGACGACGATCACGCGACGGGTCCCGCCGTCCCTCCGGGGCCGTGCTGGACCTCGCTCGGCACCGCGCTGGCCGGGGCCGCCCGCCCGCCGCGGGAGCCCGTGACGTGCAAGGCCGACGACCTTGCGGTCCTGCTGTACACCTCCGGCACGACGGGGCGGGCCAAGGGAGTCCGGCTCACCCACGGGAACCTCTGGTGGAACGGCGCGAACGTCGGCTGGGCGACCGGCACGACGGGCCGCGAGGTCAACCTGGTCGTCACCCCGCTGTTCCACATCGGCGGCCTGAGCTCCTTCACTCTGCGCACGCTGGCCCACGGCGGGACGACGGTCCTGCGCCGGACGTTCGATCCCGACGTGGTCCTGCGGGACCTGGTCGAGCACCGCGTCGGCACGCTCCTCGGGGTGCCCTCGGTGTACTCGGCGGTCGCGCGGACGCCGGGCTTCGCGGCCGCCGACCTGTCCGGGCTGCACACCGCGGTCGTGGCGGGCGCGCCCGTGCCGTGCGCGCTGATCGAGGACTACGCGGCACGGGGCGTGCTGCTCCGGCAGGCGTGGGGGCTCACCGAGACCGCGCCCTTCGCGACCCTCCTGCCGGTGGACCTGACCCTGCGCAAGACCGGGTCGGCGGGCCCCGCCCTGCCGTTCACCCGGATCCGGCTGGTCGACCCGGTCACCCGCGCGGTCCTCGACGGGCCGGGTGCGCGGGGCGAGGTCTGCGTGCTCGGCCCCAACGTCACGCCGGGGTACTGGCGTGATCCCGCCGCAGACGCCGCGGCGTTCGGCGACGGCTGGTTCCACAGCGGAGACATCGGCGAGATCGACGCCGACGGCCACCTTCGCCTCGTCGACCGGTGGAAGAACATGGTCATCACGGGCGGTGAGAATGTCTACCCCGCCGAGGTCGAGCGCGTCCTGGCCGGGTGTCCGGGTCTCGCGGAGGTCGCGGTCGTCGGCGCGCCCCATGGGACGCGGGGCGAAGTGGTGGTCGCGGTCGCGGTCCCGTCCGACGGGGCGGAGCCCACGCTGGACGAGGTCCGCGCCTTCGCGGCCCCCCGGCTGGCCGCCTACAAGCTGCCGGTGCGACTGCGCCTCCTCGCCGCGCTGCCGCGCAACGCGACGGGCAAGGTCGATCTTCCGGCGCTGCGGGCCCTGCCGCCCGACGGGCCGCCGACGATCCCCGTCCCGCCCGGACGGCGGCTCGAAGACCTCGTGGCATCGGCGACCACCGCGGCGCTGGGGCACACCCCTCCCGGCCTGCGCTCCGGGGCGGCGTTCGCCGACCTCGGGGTCGACTCGCTCGCGGCGGTCGACCTCCGCGACCGGCTGAGCGAGGCGACGGGGATCGCGCTGCCCGCGTCCCTCGTCTTCGACCACCCCACGCCCGCCGCCGTCGTCGAGCACTTGCAGTCGCGGCTCCAGGGCGGGACGCCCCGGCCCGATCCGGCCGCCGCCGAGTCCGCGGAGCCGATCGCGATCGTCGGGATGGGCGTGCGGCTGCCGGGCGGGGTGACCGGCCCGGAGGCGCTGTGGGAGCTGCTGGAGCGGGAGGGCGACGCGATCTCGGCGTTCCCGGCGGACCGGGGCTGGGACCTGGCCGCCCTCCACGAATCCGGCTCGCCCGGCGGCTCGTGCACCCGGCACGGCGGCTTCCTGCACGACGCCGCGCTGTTCGACGCGGAGTTCTTCCAGATCTCGCCGCGCGAGGCCCTGGCGATGGACCCGCAGCAGCGCCTGCTGCTGGAGACCTCGTGGGAGGCGCTGGAACACGCGGGGATCGACCCGGTCTCGCTGCGCGGCCGCGAGGTGGGCGTCTTCCTCGGCCTGTTCGCCAACGGGTACGCCGACCGCCTTCCGGCCCGCGCGGACCTGGCCGGCTACCGCACGACGGGCGGCCTGACGAGCATGGCCGCGGGCCGCGTCGCCTACGTGCTCGGGTTGCGCGGCCCGGCGCTGGTCGTCGACACCGCGTGCTCGTCGTCCCTGGTCGGCCTGCACCTCGCCGTCCGGGCCCTGCGGGCGGGCGAGTGCACGATGGCGCTGGCCGGAGGCGCGACGGTGATGGCGGGCCCCGAAGGCTTCGTGGAGTTCTCGCGGCAACGCGGGCTCGCGGCGGACGGCCGGTGCAAGTCCTTCGCCGACGCGGCCGACGGGACGTCCTGGAGTGAGGGCGTGGGCGTCCTGGTCCTGGAGCGGCTGTCCGACGCCCGCCGGAACGGCCACCGCGTGCTGGCGCTCGTCCGGGGCTCGGCCGTCAACCAGGACGGCGCGTCGAACGGGCTCACCGCCCCGAACGGCACCTCCCAGCAGCGGGTGATCCGCCGCGCGCTGGCCGACGCCGGCCTGTCGCCCGCCGACGTCGACGCGGTGGAGGCGCACGGCACCGGCACCGTCCTCGGCGATCCGATCGAGGCCGAAGCACTCCTCGCCGTCTATGGCGCGGACCGCCGCGATCCGCTGCTGCTCGGATCGCTGAAGTCGAACGTCGGCCACACCCAGGCCGCGGCCGGCGTCGCCGGGGTGGCCAAGATGGCGCTCGCCCTGGGCCGCGGCGTCCTGCCCCGCACGCTGCACGTCGACCTTCCCTCGTCGAAGATCGACTGGTCGGCGGGCTCGCTGGCGCTGCTGACCGAGCGGCTCGGGTGGCCCGACCGGGGCCGTCCCCGCCGCGCCGCCGTGTCGTCCTTCGGCATCAGCGGCACCAACGCCCACGTGATCCTCGAACAGGCCCCGCAGGAGGCGGCACGGCCGGAACCCGCCGAGGGCGGTCCCGTGCCGGTCGTGGTGTCGGCCCGGTCGGCCCGCGCCCTGGCCGAGCAGGCGAGACGGTTCGCGGCGGCCCTCGACGCCGGGGCCCGGCTCCCGGACCTGGCCAGGTCCGCGACCGCCAGGACCAGGTGGGAGCACCGGGCCGTGGTCGTCGCGGGCGACCGCGCACAGGCCCTGGACGGTTTGCGCGCGCTCGCGGAGGGCCGGGACGACCCCCATCTGGTCGGCCCGGCGCACGGCGCTCCCGGCCGGACCGTCTTCGTCTTCGCCGGTCCGGCGCAGCCCACGGCGTCGGCACCCGACGCCGCATGGTCGACCGAACCGGCGTTCGCCGCCCGCATGGCCGAATGCCGCATCGCGCTGGCCCCCCACCTGCCCCGCCCGGCCCCCGCCACCACCGACGCGGCGGCCTGGCACCTGCCGGAGTCCGCAGGTCCAAGGGCCTTCGCCACGATGCTGTCTCTGGCGGCCCTCTGGCGCTCACACGGCATCCACCCTGACGCCGTCCTGGGCACCGGCATCGGCGAACTCGCCGCCGCCTGCGCCTCCGGCGCCCTCCCCCTGGCCGACGCGGCCCGCCTGGCCGCCGCCCACGGCGCCCCCGTGCCCGCCGGTGCGGAGACGAAGGCGCTGGGCGTGGTCCTGATCAGTGCTCCGGAGGTGCCGTGGTACTCCACGGCGGAAGGGGACTGGGTGAGCGGCCCTGGGTCGTACCGGTTCGGTGCGGCGGAGGAGGGGGTCGGTTCCGCGGTTCGGGGGCTTGCCGCGAGGGGGTTCGGCGTGTTCGTCGAGATGGGCGCGGGTCCGGCGGCGTCGGGGGCCGCGGGGGTCGTGTGCGGATCGGCGAACGGGGGGCCGTTCGTCCGCGCGCTGGCGGAGGCGTTCGTTGCGGGCGCGGGGGGCGACTTCGCGCCGGTGCTGGAAGGCCGGGGCCGGACGGTGCCGCTGCCGACCTACCCGTTCCAGCGGAGCCGGTACTGGTGGAGTGCCGAGGACGCGGGATCCGCGTCCGTCGCCGACGGCGCCGCGGAGGTCGTCGAGCACGGCGACCATGCCGCGTCGTCCTCCTGCGGCACCGCCGACGTGCTCGGGGCGTCCGGGTCCGGGTCCGGTGCGGACGGCGCCGCGGATCGGGGCGCGGCTCCGGCGCTCTTCCACGTCGCCTGGAGCCGGGTCGGGACGCCCGGTGGCGGACCTCGGCTGGCCGCGGTGACGGGGACGCGGGACCTCGCGGCGGTCGAGGGAGGCGCGCTCCCCGTGCTGATGCCCGGGGAAGGCGGGCCGTCCGCGGACCCGGTCCGGGCGCGGGGCGCGGTCAGCCGGGTCCTCGACGTGGTCAGGGCGTTCCTGGCGGAGCCCCGGGGCAAGGGCCGCCGCCTGATCGTCGCGACCCGGTGCGCGGTGGCCGTCGCCGACGGCGACGTGGTCGACCCGGCCGAGTCCGCGGTCTGGGGCGCGGTGCGCGCGGCGCAGCGCGAGCACCCCGGCCGGTTCGTGCTCGCCGATCTGGGCGGGGACACCGGGGCGCCGCCCGCCGTGCTCGCCGCCGCGGGCTCGGCGGACGAGCCGGAGTTCGCGGTCCGCGCCGGATCGGTCTGGGTTCCCCGGCTCCGCAGGACGGAGTACATGCGCCGTCCGGGGCGGCTCGCCCCCGACGGCACGGTCCTGATCACCGGGGGCACCGGCGCGCTCGGCGGGCTGACGGCCCGGCACGTCGTCTCGGCGCACGGGGTGCGCAGCCTGCTGCTGGCCTCCCGCCGCGGCGAGGACGCGGAGGGCGCGGCCGATCTCCGCGCGGAACTGCGCGCGTTGGGCGCCCGGGTCGAGATCGCCGCCTGCGACGTCGCCGACCGCGCGCAGGTGCGGGCGCTGCTGCGCCGGGTCCCGCACGACGTGCCGCTGACCGCGGTGATCCACACCGCGGGCGTCCTGGACGACGGGGCGGTCGGGGCGATGGACGCCGACCGCGTCGACCGGGTCTTCCGGGCCAAGGCCGACGCGGCGGTCTGGCTCGACGAACTCACCCGAGGTCTCCGCCTCGACGCCTTCGTCCTGTTCTCCTCGGTCGCGGGCGCGCTGGGCACGGCGGGACAGGCGAACTACGCCGCGGCCAACGCCTTCCTCGACGGGATCGCGCACCTCCGCCGGGCCGCGGGCCTGCCCGCGACGTCGCTCGCGTGGGGGCTATGGGACGTGGAAGGAGGTATGGGCGGGCGGCTCGGGCCGGCCGACCTGGAGCGCATCGCCCGCACGGGCCTGCGCCCCGTCACCGGGGCGGAGTGCCTGCGCCTGCTGGACGTCGCGCTGGCCCCGGCTCGAGACAGCCGGGAGCACGCCGTGCTCCTGCCGATCGCGCTGGACCCGTCGGCCCTGCGCCGTCAGGCCGACGCGGGCCGGTTGCCGTCGCCACTCCGGGATCTGGTCCCGTCGGTCCCGCCGCGGCCCGCACCGGCGGCCCGGCCCGGCGACCTCCTCCACCTGGTGCGCACGGAGGCCACCGCGATCCTCGGCCGGGAGGGCACCGAGCGGATCGGGGCCGAGCAGTCGTTCGAGAGCGCGGGGATCGACTCGCTCACCGCGCTGGAACTGCACGAACGCCTCGCCGAGGCGACCGGGGTGGAACTCGCCGAGACGCTGGTCTTCGACCACCCGACGCCCGCCGCCGTCGCCGCCCACCTGCGGGCGCGGCTGGCCGCCGCCGCTCGCCTCGCCGCGCTCGACGGGCTGGAGAAGGCGCTCGCCGAGCCGCCCGCCGACGAGGCGGAACGCCGCCTGCTCGGGATGCGCCTGCACGCGGTCCTCGACCGCCTCGGCGCGGATCCCGGCATCTCCGACGTTCCCGACGCTCCCGCAAGGGAGACCGCGGACCTCGCCGACCTCGCCTCGGCGACCGACGACGAACTGTTCGCGTTCATCGACCACAGCCTCTGA